Proteins encoded in a region of the Magallana gigas chromosome 8, xbMagGiga1.1, whole genome shotgun sequence genome:
- the LOC105334542 gene encoding uncharacterized protein encodes MPRRIPKAQNTQGCIYTVFVICTALIQNVDNAINEDCPFNKFMDGNVCKDCPIGHFGRNCADKCPPRNFGYLCGQECPHNCKSCHYIFGCTIIKETKETTSKIIEHLTSELPVSHAVNNTTYIKIITSSSIKRFTLKNKRVANTITIPSTSNALSLVRQFTVTNKRMTNFTAIPNQTSINYQLLEKKSSTINNISLIYANVHK; translated from the exons ATGCCAAGACGTATTCCAAAGGCGCAAAATACACAAGGATGTATCTATACAGTTTTTGTCATTTGCACAGCTCTTATTCAAAA CGTGGACAACGCTATCAATGAAGACTGTcctttcaataaatttatggaTGGAAATGTTTGCAAag ATTGTCCTATTGGACATTTTGGAAGAAATTGCGCTGACAAATGTCCCCCACGTAATTTCGGATATCTGTGTGGTCAGGAATGTCCACATAACTGTAAATCATGTCATTACATATTTGGTTGCACTATAATTAAAGAAACAAAAG AGACAACATCAAAAATAATAGAACATTTGACGTCAGAATTACCTGTATCCCATGCTGTGAACAACACAACTTATATAAAAATCATCA CATCGTCATCAATTAAAAGattcacattgaaaaataaacgaGTGGCCAATACAATTACGATTCCGAGTACATCAAATG CTTTGTCATTGGTTAGACAATTCACTGTGACAAATAAACGAATGACCAATTTTACTGCAATTCCAAATCAGACGTCAATAAATT ATCAGCTGCTTGAAAAGAAATCATCGACAATCAACAACATTTCGCTGATATATGCAAATGTACATAAATGA